One region of Streptomyces davaonensis JCM 4913 genomic DNA includes:
- a CDS encoding MmpS family transport accessory protein yields the protein MIAAGVALAACTGLVLYGVLDSGGDDSPPERRVPTASVTYEVTGSGTADITYQARSESGKGVTVKGAALPWRKTVAVPLGRDAVVNIVLGEQGGQARCTLTVRGQYVQGASASGEFGRATCTGSLPRPDKAGGGADRA from the coding sequence GTGATCGCCGCCGGCGTCGCTCTCGCCGCCTGCACAGGGCTCGTCCTCTACGGCGTCCTCGACAGCGGCGGGGACGACAGTCCGCCCGAACGCCGGGTTCCCACCGCCTCGGTGACCTACGAAGTCACCGGCAGCGGCACGGCTGACATCACCTACCAGGCCCGCAGTGAGTCCGGAAAGGGCGTGACCGTCAAGGGTGCGGCCCTGCCGTGGCGCAAGACGGTAGCCGTCCCGCTCGGCCGCGATGCCGTCGTCAACATCGTGCTCGGCGAGCAGGGCGGCCAGGCCCGCTGCACCCTCACTGTTCGCGGTCAGTACGTCCAAGGCGCCTCCGCCAGCGGCGAGTTCGGCCGCGCCACCTGCACCGGCTCTCTGCCCCGACCGGACAAGGCGGGCGGCGGCGCGGACCGCGCGTGA
- a CDS encoding SMI1/KNR4 family protein translates to MSGGVDAQAGWAGVRERVIAVEEAQHQARGWGPPQHPVFEPALTAAEIAEVEAQYGVELPVEYRTFLAEVGAGGPGPEIELTSLRRVVGKWGWVWEGGDPILLDPSGPFVETEEWADQQLATLRAAGYEPTTRDEDEDYRHDYLEVFDDAEHRIWHEERDRGAILISDNGCGMTSCLIIVGPHRGELRDRDVGINPPYLPIVDAHGNRHNFRTWYLEWLERREREALGPEDGGPGSQ, encoded by the coding sequence GTGAGCGGCGGCGTGGACGCGCAGGCAGGATGGGCGGGAGTTCGGGAACGGGTCATTGCGGTGGAGGAGGCCCAGCATCAGGCACGCGGCTGGGGTCCTCCTCAGCACCCCGTCTTCGAACCCGCCCTGACTGCCGCAGAGATTGCTGAGGTCGAGGCGCAATACGGTGTCGAACTCCCCGTGGAGTACCGCACCTTCTTGGCGGAGGTCGGCGCGGGTGGACCCGGACCCGAGATCGAGCTGACATCGTTGCGTCGCGTCGTGGGGAAATGGGGCTGGGTCTGGGAAGGTGGCGATCCCATTCTGCTCGACCCGAGCGGACCCTTCGTCGAGACGGAAGAGTGGGCCGACCAACAGCTGGCAACCCTCCGCGCTGCCGGATACGAGCCCACTACCCGCGACGAGGACGAGGACTACCGGCACGACTACTTGGAGGTCTTCGACGATGCCGAACACCGGATCTGGCATGAGGAACGGGATCGGGGCGCGATCCTCATCAGTGACAACGGATGCGGAATGACCAGCTGCCTCATCATCGTCGGTCCGCACCGCGGAGAACTCCGAGACCGGGACGTTGGGATCAACCCGCCCTACCTACCGATCGTCGATGCGCACGGAAACCGGCACAACTTCCGCACCTGGTATCTCGAATGGCTTGAGCGCCGCGAGCGAGAAGCCTTGGGGCCCGAGGACGGCGGTCCTGGCTCGCAGTAG
- a CDS encoding DoxX family protein: MNIAYWIVAGLLALFYVYAGTLKLIRSRDQLRPMMAWVDRVSMPALRALGTVELLGATGLILPPLTGIAPSLAPAAAGGFVLLQTGAIAIHLTGGDRRIALNVGLTATAAVTVWLATGL, from the coding sequence ATGAACATCGCCTACTGGATCGTCGCGGGACTGCTCGCCCTCTTCTACGTCTACGCAGGCACTCTGAAGCTGATTCGCAGCCGCGATCAGCTCCGGCCGATGATGGCCTGGGTCGACCGCGTGTCCATGCCCGCTCTCAGGGCGCTGGGGACGGTCGAACTGCTCGGCGCGACCGGCCTGATCCTTCCGCCTCTGACCGGTATCGCTCCCTCGCTGGCGCCGGCCGCGGCCGGCGGCTTCGTGCTCCTCCAGACCGGTGCGATCGCCATCCACCTGACCGGCGGAGACCGCCGGATCGCGCTCAACGTCGGACTTACCGCAACCGCGGCCGTGACCGTCTGGTTGGCCACCGGGCTGTGA
- a CDS encoding LysR family transcriptional regulator — MELRTLRYFVAVAEELHFGRAATRLHMSQPPLSRAIKRLEADVGAVLFTRSPTGVALTSAGTVLLDEARALLDQADRVGVRVRAAAGIASITVGILGDGTDPGVSRLAAAYSRRHPGIDIRIRDTGLTDPTCGLRAGLVDVALTRAPFDETALAVRVLRTDPVGVVLRADDPLAHREQLRLAELSDRRWFQFPQGTDPIWQSYWNGGTPREGPVVRAVQECVQAVLWNGTVGLAPLGHDLSAELAVVPLMDMPPSRVVAVWNEGDTNPLIRSFIEIATAVYRH; from the coding sequence GTGGAGCTACGGACCTTGCGCTATTTCGTGGCGGTCGCGGAGGAACTCCACTTCGGCCGGGCCGCCACCCGACTGCACATGAGTCAGCCGCCGTTGAGCCGGGCGATCAAGCGGCTGGAGGCCGATGTCGGGGCCGTGCTGTTCACCCGCTCGCCCACCGGCGTCGCGCTGACGTCGGCAGGCACGGTGCTGCTCGACGAGGCGCGGGCCCTGCTCGACCAAGCCGACCGCGTCGGTGTACGCGTGAGGGCGGCGGCCGGCATCGCGAGCATCACCGTCGGCATCCTGGGCGACGGCACCGACCCGGGAGTGTCCAGGCTGGCTGCCGCCTACAGCCGACGCCACCCCGGCATCGACATCCGCATCCGCGACACCGGTCTGACCGACCCGACGTGCGGGTTGCGCGCCGGTCTGGTCGATGTCGCCTTGACTCGGGCGCCGTTCGACGAGACTGCCCTGGCGGTACGGGTCCTGCGGACCGACCCGGTCGGAGTGGTCCTGCGCGCCGACGATCCGCTGGCCCACCGCGAACAGTTGAGGCTGGCCGAACTGAGTGACCGCCGCTGGTTCCAGTTCCCACAGGGCACCGACCCCATCTGGCAGTCGTACTGGAACGGCGGCACGCCACGCGAGGGCCCGGTGGTCCGCGCCGTCCAGGAATGCGTGCAGGCCGTGCTGTGGAACGGCACGGTCGGCCTGGCACCGCTCGGCCACGACCTGTCCGCAGAGCTGGCCGTGGTACCGCTGATGGACATGCCGCCGAGCCGGGTGGTGGCGGTGTGGAACGAAGGCGACACGAACCCGTTGATCCGGTCCTTCATCGAGATCGCTACGGCCGTGTACCGCCACTGA
- a CDS encoding L,D-transpeptidase family protein: MQSLSRQVLTSAAVLSVLALTSACGGQDDEQQAASDSLSAPNTSESGTPGASRSASPSASGSPSASPSTSTKASASAKASASARGSAAKAGEGTAGGTTGSGASGADAPAPTAPDFPVPVEVGDATQVITVKASGSYATVTAWAKGSSGWKAQFSTGAGRVGSNGVTSGATRMQNTYTTPGGTYTITEGFGHVAGGTAMPYHVVTADDWWVQDPESKFYNEMHGETGADFPLTESGDRGSEHLINYPTQYAKALVINFNRWPATPGRGAGIFLHVNGSGATAGCVSVPRATMDQIMGWITPSAHPRIAIG; this comes from the coding sequence GTGCAGTCCCTCTCCCGGCAGGTTCTGACCAGCGCCGCCGTCCTCAGCGTCCTGGCGCTGACCTCCGCCTGCGGTGGGCAGGACGACGAGCAGCAGGCGGCCTCGGACTCGCTGTCGGCACCGAACACCTCTGAGTCCGGCACCCCTGGCGCCTCCCGCAGCGCGTCACCCAGCGCCTCCGGATCGCCCTCCGCCAGCCCTTCCACCTCCACCAAGGCATCCGCATCGGCAAAGGCTTCCGCCTCTGCCCGGGGCAGTGCCGCCAAGGCCGGCGAGGGAACCGCCGGCGGCACCACCGGGTCCGGAGCATCCGGCGCTGACGCGCCCGCCCCCACCGCGCCCGACTTCCCGGTCCCCGTGGAGGTGGGTGACGCGACCCAGGTGATCACGGTCAAGGCCAGCGGCTCCTACGCCACCGTCACCGCCTGGGCCAAGGGTTCCTCCGGCTGGAAGGCACAGTTCAGCACCGGCGCGGGCCGGGTCGGCTCCAACGGTGTCACCAGCGGGGCGACCCGGATGCAGAACACCTACACCACCCCCGGCGGCACCTACACCATCACCGAGGGCTTCGGCCACGTCGCTGGCGGCACCGCCATGCCGTACCACGTCGTCACCGCCGACGACTGGTGGGTACAGGACCCGGAATCGAAGTTCTACAACGAGATGCACGGAGAGACTGGCGCCGACTTCCCCCTCACCGAATCCGGCGACCGGGGCAGCGAACACCTCATCAACTACCCCACCCAGTACGCCAAAGCCCTCGTCATCAACTTCAACCGCTGGCCCGCCACCCCCGGTCGCGGCGCGGGCATCTTCCTCCACGTCAACGGCAGCGGCGCCACCGCGGGCTGCGTCTCCGTCCCCCGCGCCACCATGGACCAGATCATGGGCTGGATCACCCCGTCCGCCCACCCTCGCATCGCCATCGGGTGA